The Peribacillus simplex genome contains the following window.
CCCCTAGATAAATACCTACGTGGGTTATCTCTTTACTTAAATCTGACTCTTTAAAAAATACTAAGTCCCCTGCCTTTGGATTTTTGAGTTTCCGCAGCAAGGAATAGTAGTCCGCTGCCGAACTTCGTTTAACGGAAATTCCCTGCTCCTTCATGACCCAATAGATAAATCCGCTGCAATCCATTCCAATAATCGGGTCATATTCACCAAAAACATAAGGAAATCCACGTAGAGTATATGCATACTTTATGACATCAAGAGCTTTATCATAGGAAGCCTTTTGATTTGCATAAAATGGATACAAGGGACTGCTGTATATTTGAAGATACTGCCCCTGCATCAAACTATCAGTTGGTAAAGCGTTACGCTTTTTGATTGTTTCCACAGATACACCGTAATTTTCCGAAATGCTTTTAAGGGTTTCATTATTTTTAACGACATGCTCTCCCTTAGGTGTAAACGTTTTAAACTCGGCTTGGAATTGTGCAAAATATTCTTCTGTGATAGATCTCACCTGAACTGTCTCTGCTCCATATCCAGAATTAACAAACTGATTCCCCCCCAGATAGATCCCAGCCGTCACGATTTTTGAGCTTTCCTTTTCCAGAAAAAATATAACATCTCCAGCCTTAGGAGTATCTGTAACCATTCCTTGCTTATAATAGCCTTCAACTGACAAACGGTCGATGGGCACCTGTTGTCGGGAGAGTACCCAATAAATCAATCCGCTAGAATCGAACCCATTTATCGGTGTCTCTTCTTCAGCCGCTTTTTTAAATCCTATAAAAGTTTTTGCATAATTCCCAATTTGTTTCCCTCTCTCTGTCCATTGATAGATGGAAGGAGTATAAACCGTCTGAATGATTAACTTCTGGCCCACATATAACGTACCATCCGGTAAACCATTCGTCTTCATTAATCGCTCTGCCGATATATCATAATTCGCTGCAATCGATTCAACCGTTTCCTGGGAGGATACAGTGTGCACTTGTTCTGCCGCTTCAACTTTTAAGCCAGGTAAAAAGATAAAACCAGCCATCCCCAGCAATAAAAGCAACATACTACCTAATATTCTTTTTCCCATTTTAATCCCTTCCTTATAACCAAAAATATCTTTTAAAAATACAGTCATACAATCATGCAGATTTTCTTCCTTCTTAATGAATTTATAAAATTCTGCAATAATAAATATTCCCTGTACTACTTTAACACAAAAATACTATTAATTGGGTTACCTTCCACTTTTTCTTATTGAGCAAATCCGTATTGATTTCCCCTCTAATTTGAATGCATGATTATTGCAAGCATTATACATTTCAAAAGGCCGCCAAATACTTTGTTAAATAATTTATCGTTCAATGAACTAAATATGGCATCTAGGGCGGTGATATCGGGCGATTTCTAAAAGAAGTATTTCAGGGTCCCGCAATCCAAATACTTGCTATGATTAGAGTGAAAACTATTCTTATGATCATTGAAATCTGATCATTGAAATCATTAAACATTTCATTTAGTAACAATGAAATGAAAAATAAACAATCAAATCTGAAAAAATGATTGTTCGACCAAACAAATAAAATTATAATATATCCATATTTTTATCCGACCATATATTCTGTCTTGACATTCAAAAGGCCGCCAATTGGCGGCCTTCTTATGGGTGCTAACGACCCATTACTTTAAGTGCAATCCTTTACAACTTACAAACTTTTTAATTAGACTGTTTTTTGTTTTGTCTTCACTTATGAAACCTATGAAATTGGTAATTAGAATATACCAGGCATGCCTTCCATATGTAGCAGGGGATAGATGTGCGATTATATTAACAAAAAGCCAAAATATGGAACCTATAGGATAACTGTCAAAAGGTTAGCGTTTCGACCATTTAACCACTTTTTTGTCAGGAGAAAGAGTAGGATTGTACCCAAAATGAATTAAATTCAACAACAATAGCTACTTTACAGTACCAATATTCCATCCCGACAGTCTACTAATCCTATATTCAGAACAAAATTTATTTATTAGGCACTAATATTACTGTTTTTTTAAAGTAAATAAACAAATTAAATATACTTAACCCTAAAATTATAAGAAACATATATAAGGAAATAACGTCCCCTGCTAAATTTAATTCATCAGCTATGTATCCCATAATAATAAGATTAATACTTGAAACAATTATTGACATTATTGAAATGATACTAACAGTGAATCCATTAACAAGGTTGCGACGTTTCTTAGCCAATAAAATAATGGAAATTATAAATAAACTAATTATTAAAGTAATGAAAACTAATCTTAAAAAATCGTAAATTTCCAACCCTTCCATAGTTACCCTCCTTATTATTCTATTCCTGCATATATTACCACAAAAAACCATTTTCCCAGAAATGGAAACGGCTTAATTGTTCTGTATAGTGGATAAGGTTTTACGACTGATTATAGTAATTTAAATCTCTCCAACCTTCAAAAGTATTTCTGAATTTTCTTGATAAATCATTATCTTTACTAAGAAGGAGAATTGCTGAAGAGTCCCACAAAACCAATTCAACTTTTGCCTTAGGATGTTGGATATTTGGAGTTTCCCCCCAAAGGTTTGGATTGCCGTCTGCATATGGTTCTACTTTAATGTCATCTAAATCATTTTTCTCGTTTTTATCAAATGCCGAAAATACACCCCAAATAAAATAAAAATCTTTATTATTAGCAAGTTTCTTTAGATTTTCACCTGTAATCCAGAAGTTATTATGAAGGTCGTCAAAAATCCGATAATCTTCCAAAGTAATCAAGGCAATTTTCTTCGTATGACCAATCTAAATCTGTAAGTAGCCAATTATAATCTTTTTCGAGTCTGTTGAACGAGTTTAATATTTCTTTTAACTCCAAGAACCCTTCTAAAGTGGTATTCATTTCTTATACCTCACAACTAATTCCCCTTATTTTATCACTTCTTTTTAAACTTCCACTTTAGTTCCATAAAAAGAGGTGACCTTCACAGCACTTTAAAGAACTATAAACTGCCCCGAGAGCGGCCGCAGCACCCTCTGTTATATGAAAAAAGTATTCAATTATAAAAAAACAGTTTGATTACTTTTGTGCACCTTTCATTCAAAAAAATCGCTTGATTATGGAGGTTTTTTCCACACCACAGTGTTGCTTAATACCCTCCTATAAACTAAACCGCTTGCTTATATTTATTTAATTTGCTAATATAACTGACGAACGTTCGTTAAATTAGAGGTGATATTATTGAAAAGTGATGAAATTAAGGTAGCAGCTTTAAAATATTTTACGATCCATGGTTATGAAGGAGCATCCCTATCTCTAATAGCTGAAGAAGTCGGCATGAAAAAGCAATCCATTTACGCCCATTTTAAAGGCAAGGATGATCTTTTTCTGAAAGTTTTACGTGATGCGAAAGAGGCGGAGCTATCTTCAAAACTCCAATATTTCAGTAAAGTTGATTCAAAAAATCCAGAAAAAGATTTATACGGATTTCTACAATTGATCATCGATCTCTTTCAAAAAAATGAGCATTTAAAGTTTTGGCTGCGTATGTCCTTTTTTCCGCCAGCCCATCTTGAAAAAGCAATCGGACAGGAAGTCATGGATATCGAGGAAAAGGTGCAGGCGATATTGGAAAGAAAATTTCAGGATTGGATCAATGCTAAATTAATCGTCGAAGAAGCAGCAATTACGCCGACCTTTGCATTCTTAGGAGTAGTGGATTCCATTATGCTGGAGCTTGTATACGGCAATGATGAGAAACGGCTGAACGATAAATTAGCATCCTCTTGGAAAGTATTTTGGAGAGGTATTTCACAAAAATGATTCACATAGAAAGAGGTGTTAATACATGAATAAACCAATTAATGAACAAAAGGCGATATTAATTATTCTTCTAAGCAATATATTCATTGCCTTTCTAGGAATTGGACTCATCATCCCCGTAATGCCATCGTTTATGAATATCATGCATTTATCAGGAAGTACGATGGGCTATCTTGTTGCCGTATTTGCAGTATCACAACTTGTTATGTCACCATTCGCAGGTCGTTGGGTCGACCGTTACGGCAGAAAGAAAATCATCATTATCGGCTTATTCCTTTTTGGTGTTTCAGAACTTATCTTTGGTATAGGCACGAACGTATCCGTGTTATATATATCAAGGATCCTAGGGGGAATTAGTGCCGCCTTTATTATGCCAGGTGTTACTGCATATGTTGCAGATATTACATCAGTTCAGGAACGGCCAAAAGCAATGGGGTATATTTCGGCCGCCATTAGCTTGGGCTTTATTATAGGACCTGGTATCGGTGGTTTTATTGCGGAATATGGTATACGTTTGCCATTCTTTCTTGCGGCAGCCATTGCTTTTTTAGCATGCCTTGCATCAATATTTATGTTAAAAGAACCGCTAACAAAGGAACAGCTTGCAGAAGTTTCTTCTAATACAAAAGAAACAAACTTTATAGACGATTTAAAAAGATCACTTAACCCGCTTTACTTTATTGCGTTTATCATCGTATTTGTACTCGCTTTTGGTTTATCAGCATATGAAACTGTTTTCAGCCTATTTTCTGATCATAAATTTGGCTTCACGCCGAAGGATATTGCAACTATCATTACAATTAGCTCAATCTTCGGAGTTGTTGTGCAAGTATTTATGTTTGGAAAACTGGTAGATATCCTTGGTGAAAAGAAGCTGATTCAATTATGTTTAGTC
Protein-coding sequences here:
- a CDS encoding C40 family peptidase: MGKRILGSMLLLLLGMAGFIFLPGLKVEAAEQVHTVSSQETVESIAANYDISAERLMKTNGLPDGTLYVGQKLIIQTVYTPSIYQWTERGKQIGNYAKTFIGFKKAAEEETPINGFDSSGLIYWVLSRQQVPIDRLSVEGYYKQGMVTDTPKAGDVIFFLEKESSKIVTAGIYLGGNQFVNSGYGAETVQVRSITEEYFAQFQAEFKTFTPKGEHVVKNNETLKSISENYGVSVETIKKRNALPTDSLMQGQYLQIYSSPLYPFYANQKASYDKALDVIKYAYTLRGFPYVFGEYDPIIGMDCSGFIYWVMKEQGISVKRSSAADYYSLLRKLKNPKAGDLVFFKESDLSKEITHVGIYLGDGLFIHTTKNTGVHISDLTSSYFEQKFESFGQVQNNMD
- a CDS encoding TetR/AcrR family transcriptional regulator, which gives rise to MILLKSDEIKVAALKYFTIHGYEGASLSLIAEEVGMKKQSIYAHFKGKDDLFLKVLRDAKEAELSSKLQYFSKVDSKNPEKDLYGFLQLIIDLFQKNEHLKFWLRMSFFPPAHLEKAIGQEVMDIEEKVQAILERKFQDWINAKLIVEEAAITPTFAFLGVVDSIMLELVYGNDEKRLNDKLASSWKVFWRGISQK
- a CDS encoding MFS transporter; protein product: MNKPINEQKAILIILLSNIFIAFLGIGLIIPVMPSFMNIMHLSGSTMGYLVAVFAVSQLVMSPFAGRWVDRYGRKKIIIIGLFLFGVSELIFGIGTNVSVLYISRILGGISAAFIMPGVTAYVADITSVQERPKAMGYISAAISLGFIIGPGIGGFIAEYGIRLPFFLAAAIAFLACLASIFMLKEPLTKEQLAEVSSNTKETNFIDDLKRSLNPLYFIAFIIVFVLAFGLSAYETVFSLFSDHKFGFTPKDIATIITISSIFGVVVQVFMFGKLVDILGEKKLIQLCLVIGAIFAVASTLISSYLAVLVVTSFIFLAFDLLRPALTTFLSKAAGKEQGFVAGMNSTYTSLGNIFGPAMGGILFDVNIHYPYLFAAVIMVIGLGITVIWKENRLADSLA